A region from the Triticum urartu cultivar G1812 chromosome 1, Tu2.1, whole genome shotgun sequence genome encodes:
- the LOC125521549 gene encoding uncharacterized protein LOC125521549, whose translation MVPNGNGNLKADTQQVESKTSENDPGVTDVNSLSTQNVSKQGNQRSGCLNFVSRFSSGAHFKKLGPSPSVKFRQLALQRDDFSRSIHSDNHDNHEHFRLIRKINWGHLWAMGKDWIRQPLNMALFVWIAVVSVSGAILFMVMTGMLNHALPSKSERDAWFEVNNQILNALFTLMCLYQHPMRIYNFVLLCRWDQKDILRLRKEYCKNGTYKPNEWMHMMVVVVFLNLNCFAQYALCGLNIGYRRSERPPLGVAVTISFAFGAALFASVYNIVSPLGKDYDAELREGDPEAQAGVTSTEGARPATSGRSLERRYSFLQSDERRFVESRPEWVGGLSDFWDSITIAYLSIFCSCCVFGWNVQRLGFGNMYVHIATFLLFCLAPFFIFNLAAVNINNETLREALGLTGIALCFFGLLYGGFWRIQMRKRFNLPGNPFCCRNPDVTDCFQWLCCCSCSLAQEVRTADYYDIAEERSYRGQVNGESQRVMSPLAREDGLPLFKSTPASPYRSSTGTAGQSIFIMESPSAPRRSSGATPPGSSPANGGDRAMKAPAPSVLHREGEDES comes from the coding sequence ATGGTCCCTAATGGTAATGGAAACCTCAAAGCTGATACTCAACAAGTAGAGTCAAAGACATCAGAAAATGATCCCGGAGTCACAGATGTCAACAGTCTTTCCACTCAAAATGTTTCAAAACAGGGAAATCAACGGAGTGGGTGCCTCAACTTTGTGAGTCGCTTTTCTAGTGGTGCCCACTTTAAGAAGCTGGGTCCTTCTCCTTCAGTCAAGTTTCGACAGCTTGCACTTCAGCGTGATGATTTTTCACGTTCAATCCATTCTGACAACCATGACAATCACGAACATTTTCGATTAATCAGGAAAATTAACTGGGGTCATCTGTGGGCAATGGGCAAGGATTGGATAAGGCAGCCTCTTAACATGGCCCTTTTTGTCTGGATTGCTGTTGTTTCTGTATCTGGTGCAATACTCTTCATGGTTATGACCGGGATGCTGAATCATGCTTTGCCTAGCAAATCAGAAAGAGACGCCTGGTTTGAAGTGAACAACCAAATTTTGAATGCATTATTCACACTCATGTGCCTTTACCAACACCCGATGCGGATCTATAACTTTGTGCTCTTGTGTCGATGGGACCAAAAGGACATTTTAAGGCTTAGGAAAGAATACTGCAAAAATGGGACATATAAGCCTAATGAGTGGATGCACATGATGGTGGTTGTGGTCTTTCTTAATCTGAACTGCTTCGCCCAGTATGCCTTGTGTGGTCTCAACATAGGGTACCGCAGATCTGAAAGGCCTCCCCTTGGTGTCGCCGTGACTATTTCTTTTGCATTTGGGGCTGCGTTATTCGCTAGTGTGTATAACATTGTGAGTCCTCTTGGGAAGGATTATGATGCAGAGCTGAGAGAAGGTGATCCAGAAGCACAAGCCGGGGTCACATCAACTGAAGGCGCCAGGCCAGCAACTTCAGGGAGGTCACTTGAGAGAAGATACTCTTTTCTTCAAAGCGACGAGCGCCGTTTCGTGGAGAGCAGGCCTGAGTGGGTCGGCGGGCTATCAGATTTCTGGGACAGCATAACCATTGCATACTTGTCAATTTTCTGCAGCTGCTGTGTTTTCGGGTGGAATGTTCAGAGGCTTGGGTTCGGCAACATGTACGTCCACATTGCAACATTCCTGCTCTTTTGCCTGGCTCCGTTCTTCATCTTCAACCTGGCAGCAGTCAACATCAACAACGAAACCCTGCGAGAGGCGCTGGGGCTCACCGGCATCGCGCTGTGCTTCTTCGGTTTGCTGTACGGCGGCTTCTGGAGAATACAGATGAGGAAGAGATTCAACCTCCCTGGGAACCCCTTCTGCTGCCGTAACCCCGACGTCACGGACTGCTTCCAGTGGCTGTGCTGCTGCTCGTGCTCTCTCGCTCAGGAGGTGAGGACCGCTGATTACTATGACATTGCAGAGGAGAGGTCGTACAGAGGGCAGGTAAATGGGGAGAGTCAGCGTGTGATGTCCCCATTGGCTCGTGAAGACGGTCTGCCGCTTTTCAAGTCAACTCCAGCCTCGCCGTACAGGAGCAGCACAGGCACGGCTGGTCAGTCCATTTTCATCATGGAGAGCCCATCAGCTCCGCGG